tagcgtgttaaatttttttaaatttctcaaaattttgtaaaatgttttaaataattacaacgtacacaattataaaaaaaattgactaaaaaattatgctGAATAATAAGAGATGCGCCATAAAATTTTGCAGTAAAATGATAGGAGTACTCTAATTAGAAAAGTAGTCAAaacaaatctaatatcagataAAAGAAATTCCACtcaaaagaggaaaaaaaaaccatttttattttactctagtaaaattttaaaaaaactgtTAATCCTAATCCTATTTGAATTTAGGAAACTAAAATATAAACCATACAATAATATTTCCTAACGACCCGATTAATATTCTTTATATTAATCCTAATCCTATTAGAActaatgtttattatatatatataatattaaatcaTACGTGAGATTTTAGTATAATTGAAATAATGGTGAGACTTAATAATAGAATGAGTTTTTTGATGCCACATGAGTTACTAAATAATGAAAGGAGAAGTATTGTGATTCACAGGCCTTCGCCACCATCTTCGCCACCGTCACCATTGTCTTTGCCACCGTCACCATTGCCTTTGCTACCGTCGATAGAGATTTCGCCTTTGCCGGAATTTCTGCCTCATCAACAAATAGTGCCACCTCAAAAAAGTATTGAAAATGTACTTAAAAATTCGGAAAATAGTGAAGTGTGTAGTGTGTGTTTAGATGAACTtttggaagaagaagaaattgtCAAGACACCTTGCTCCCACTCATTTCATGTCTTTTGTATTAACAAATGGTTATCACTTCAAAAATCATCTTGTCCAAATTGTAGGAaccaattattttaattatttgtgaatttataaattacttttattattgtattctaataaatattattttatatttctttttttttttttacacgacttattaataaaattttacaaatttacAATAGCAcgacttttttatttattttttttaattatactaTCTAGTTCTTTCTTATTGAGTGTGTAAGTCGTGAGTCCTAGTTATACCATCTTTAATAGATGGTGTAAATTTTGAACTAAATTTGACTCAAAAATGAGTTAATGTTATATTTAAtccaaattatataattatactctAATGAATTAGgggtaaattaatttattttttataaaaagtaaaaaagaaaatcagcaaatacattgaaagtatataaaaattcaattaaaaatataaataaaatgtacaAAGTCATTAAAGGTACTAACGAgtgacaaaaaaataaataaaaaaaataatatttattatagtataaaatttaactcattttatattttgtgtCAAATTTAACCTAACTTTTAATATGTTTCAAATTTAGACCAGTACCactattagaatttaattttatgaaCCTGAATTAAAAAATACATGTATTGTTATACTATAAAAATAGTGTAAGGGCTTATTAGTATTTGTAAATGGTGTGATAGCCTATAAATAtgtaagggaaatttgattttttatgcttacatttggttaaaaaagattttctaaacaaataataactaatatttgtaggttatgacaatttttatgatatccctaaaatacccACATTTACATCACCCCCATttacaccatcggaccacccttCGGGCCACCCATTGGGCCACCCATCAGACCACCTATCGGGGCACCCATCGGAACCATCGGTCCACCCATCAGACCACCATCGGACCAGATATgctacaattttattttttttttttatgtttttgtacatataaaagtagcatcaggtgatcatcggaccaccatcggactaccaaattttttttattttttattttttatgtttttgcactaaaaaaagtATAGGAAATTTGAGAGggttatttttgggttttagataaagtggtcatatattttcaatggtgatatgtattagtttagaaataaaatattaagtatatgtaagtatagaaaatcaaatttctcaTATGTAATTGTATAGATATTActgaatatatacatatacatatatggaATGAGAAAATAGAACATCAGTTTAATTGTATACCAGAAACTCTTTCTTCCTCATTTGAAGGACTTAAGCATAGCAGCATTCATAATTTCAAGTCCCATCTTCATAAATCAAAATGCTGAagttggtttccttttttttcttcattcttTCACCACTCATGAAGGTAATAATCAACCATTGACTGATTTTAGGTTGCTTCTTCTAATCTGTCTTCCTTGAAAAATGGCTCTAGGAAAGTTTTGGGACTAGGATTATGATGATCATCTTCCCAACACAACTCATCCCACCACTTTTTGGTTCCTCCAATGTGCTTGAGAGAGCTTGGAAAGTTGTCCACTGAGAAAGGAAGATTCTTTAGCTTCTCACAGTCCCAAACATCAATAGAAATCAATGAATTACAAGCAAGTTCTCTTGTGGAGATACTTCTCAACTCAGGTAAAGTAGACAAATCCATTTTCTTTAATCTTGGGAGTCTTATTAGAGATAGAGAAGCTGAATTTTCAACATTAATATCTAACTCTAACTCCCCTTCTTCAATAATCTCTTCTAAGGAATGACAATTCCATATCTCAATCTCTTCAAGATTCTCAAGGCACTGTGAAAATACAGTAGACAGTATAGTTTTGAGACTATTGCAGTTGTGAATATGCAGAATTTTGAGCCTGGAAAGTACATTATTAGCATCTACAACACCATAGCAAATAGCTTTCAATCTATAGAGTTTTCTGAGGACTAAACTCTTTAGATTCGAAAAATAAGTCCCGTCGGGTGTTATGACATACTCCAACCTATTACATGTGGAAACATAACATTCATTGACTCCAGCCAAGTTTGATGTGCTTGACAATTTCGACAGAACAGTTATATCATGACAGCCCTGTAATGCTAGTTGTTGAGTGTTTTCTGGTATCTCAATGGAATTTCCACTACTACTAGAGAGGTTGCAGCCTTGAATTTCGACGCTGCAAGCTTCTTTGGATATTGGCGAAAAGCTTGACAAAAGTCCTACACCAATATGGTAGCTTTTCAGCTCTCGCCAATGTCCTGATCTCATGTAACTATTGAAGCTGTTTAAATCCTCAAAGGTAAGACCTAGACTTGTTAGTTGTGTTGATTTGATGATCTCATCGAAAACTACTCCACTTCCAGTTTCTTGTGAATCCTTTGACCAGCTCCAGTTGCTTCTAAACATGGTCAAATATTCAAGCCGAGACAGCTTTGGGATAAGTCCAGCAGGAAAGATTTCCAAATCTTCTGTGTAAGAGATATCAAGATGTCTGAGATTGATCAAAGTCCCAATATCATGTGGCAACATTTCAATCAAAGTATTTGAAAGGTCCAACACTCTTAGCTCTATGAGCATTGCTAGAGAAGGTAAGAACTTAAGGTTACAAGAACTTAAGAGAAGCGCTCGAAGATTGTGTAAGCTAGAAAGTGAATCAGGAAGCGATTCGATAAGAGTTCCCGAAAGATTAAGAACTTTAAGATTAGGCATGTTTAAGAAGAATGAGTTGGGAATACTATCTAAAAAGTGATTCCTATGCAGGAGTAAAGTTGATAAACATGTACTTTTGGGAACATCACAAACaacttttatgttattttccaTTAGGGAAACTCTCTCTACATCATCCCTCCAATTCTTGGGAAATGTTGTCAAACCAAGACCAGCTCTTATCATGAACACAGGGCATTCActtgtgattctaatagccatgTCTCTCACCAAATCATGCATTCTAACCCACCTTGTTCCAATACCCTCTAGCATACATGCATCTTTGAGTTCCTTTACTATTGCATATCCTTTGTTTATCTCATTCGTTCGGTTACCTACTTCGTCTATCAAACCTTCTGCCATCCAATACTGCACCAGCAATTCAACATCAATCTTGGATTTCTCAGGAAACAATGCACAATACAAGAAACAAGCTCGAGATCTTTCATTCTTTAAGTGATTATAGCTAAACTTCAAACGCGAAAAGACATCTTCTTCCATACCTTCAATCTCAGCTTTCGAGCTTTTCAGTTCTTCCAATGCATTCATCCAAACTCTTTCATCATCAGTTCTTCTCATAGCTCGCCCCACGGTGATGATCGCTAAAGGAAGGCATCCACATTCTTCTGAAATCTTCTTTGCTATAGTTTGTATCTCACTAGAGTTAATTGTATGGATTCCTGCTTTATCAGCAAACAATCTCCAAGCAACCTCTTTAGAAAGGACATCAACTTTAACTTCCTTGTGTGTTTCCATACCTCTACATACTTCCATAAGCCGAGTAATGAAAACTATTTTACAACCATTTTCTTTACTTGGTTGTGGAATTCCAACATCTTCTAAACAAAACTTACACCACAAATCATCAATTATGAGTACAAATTTCTTGATTCTCTGCAATTGCTCAAACAACAAGGCTGATCTTCTAATCATATCTTCATCATCCAAGAAATCCAACTCTATCCCCTTAGCCACATCAGTTTGTAGCTTCTTCAAA
This region of Cannabis sativa cultivar Pink pepper isolate KNU-18-1 chromosome 7, ASM2916894v1, whole genome shotgun sequence genomic DNA includes:
- the LOC115698259 gene encoding probable disease resistance protein At4g27220, giving the protein MDITGPLVGILDLICTPFATRFHYFYNVEKLEKVLLNDLGILKEREKDIKEEIEWGIMNHRKKLRSEAQFWLKQVESLRIEVSDIDEKRRFIKGCYPNCYSRYKLGRSIVGKIRQVKELQERGAFVNGLFIDLTFPDKGRSLIPTSSSITETIPSKVLHEIWECLVDDNVHKIGIYGMGGVGKTTIMMHLNNLLGEDKIFDFVIWVNASKSFDLKKLQTDVAKGIELDFLDDEDMIRRSALLFEQLQRIKKFVLIIDDLWCKFCLEDVGIPQPSKENGCKIVFITRLMEVCRGMETHKEVKVDVLSKEVAWRLFADKAGIHTINSSEIQTIAKKISEECGCLPLAIITVGRAMRRTDDERVWMNALEELKSSKAEIEGMEEDVFSRLKFSYNHLKNERSRACFLYCALFPEKSKIDVELLVQYWMAEGLIDEVGNRTNEINKGYAIVKELKDACMLEGIGTRWVRMHDLVRDMAIRITSECPVFMIRAGLGLTTFPKNWRDDVERVSLMENNIKVVCDVPKSTCLSTLLLHRNHFLDSIPNSFFLNMPNLKVLNLSGTLIESLPDSLSSLHNLRALLLSSCNLKFLPSLAMLIELRVLDLSNTLIEMLPHDIGTLINLRHLDISYTEDLEIFPAGLIPKLSRLEYLTMFRSNWSWSKDSQETGSGVVFDEIIKSTQLTSLGLTFEDLNSFNSYMRSGHWRELKSYHIGVGLLSSFSPISKEACSVEIQGCNLSSSSGNSIEIPENTQQLALQGCHDITVLSKLSSTSNLAGVNECYVSTCNRLEYVITPDGTYFSNLKSLVLRKLYRLKAICYGVVDANNVLSRLKILHIHNCNSLKTILSTVFSQCLENLEEIEIWNCHSLEEIIEEGELELDINVENSASLSLIRLPRLKKMDLSTLPELRSISTRELACNSLISIDVWDCEKLKNLPFSVDNFPSSLKHIGGTKKWWDELCWEDDHHNPSPKTFLEPFFKEDRLEEAT